Proteins found in one Cinclus cinclus chromosome 8, bCinCin1.1, whole genome shotgun sequence genomic segment:
- the LOC134047016 gene encoding vitamin D3 hydroxylase-associated protein-like gives MIQQQLRQLLPEGKVDTSAVLALLGGSVAVLGVWKWLGKKMVQKKMEEARRTRDEGMKKMAKAVQQFREQVPSVQRDAILSLPLLELAGRLQEGSLSPRTVLYTYLEKALEVTQQTNCLRHFIPECEEQLQEIEQRKEKGLLYGIPVSIKDHIGHKGHLATCGLVQCLGTLMEEDSVLVKVLKRQGAIPFAMTNVPQSLFSYDCSNPIFGKTLNPFNAQRSPGGSSGGEGALIAGGGSILGIGSDMGGSIRLPSSFCGLCGLKPTGNRLSLSGVTGPVNGILAVPCALGPMARDVDSLALCMKALLCQEMFQLDPTVPPIPFNEEVYSSSTPLRVGYYDTDGYFPLPPCMRRAVKETRNALQAAGHQLVLFSPPRIPYVMTELFLKTFFADGGRTWLDVFTGNIVDPGLKPQVNSCKMPRLVKKLLALLLKPLFPRLADYLSALAGMRSVKEMWNHHHRIQEYRSQFITQWKELQLDVVLCPVLGPAFTTGYPGKLLTAISSTMLYNVLNFPAGVVPVCTVTEADEEELKLYKGSCDDPWDRALKQAVAGALGMPVAVQCVALPWQEELCLRFMKEVETLSRDKRIKHLSLKQINIQKTPQQVFLIYFLCLQ, from the exons atgatccagcagcagctgagacaGCTCCTGCCAGAGGGTAAGGTGGACACTTCTGCTGTCCTCGCCCTGCTCGGTGGCTCTGTGGCAGTCCTGGGGGTCTGGAAATGGCTGGGCAAAAAGATGGtccagaagaaaatggaagaggCTCGGAGGACTCGGGACGAAGGGATGAAGAAAATGGCAAAGGCTGTCCAGCAGTTCAGGGAGCAG GTCCCCAGTGTCCAGAGAGATGCCATTCTGTCCCTGCCCCTTCTGGAACTCGCTGGAAGGCTCCAGGAAGGGTCTCTGTCCCCCAGGACTGTCCTCTACACCTACTTAGAGAAG GCCCTGGAAGTGACCCAGCAGACAAACTGCTTGAGACACTTTATCCCAgagtgtgaggagcagctccaggaaatAGAACAGCGCAAGGAGAAAGGGCTGCTCTATGGCATCCCCGTCAGCATCAAGGATCACATCGGCCACAAG GGCCACTTGGCAACCTGTGGGCTCGTGCAGTGCCTGGGCACTCTGATGGAGGAGGACAGTGTCCTGGTCAAGGTCCTGAAGAGACAAGGGGCCATCCCTTTTGCAATGACCAATGTGCCACAATCCCTCTTCAG CTATGACTGCAGCAACCCCATCTTTGGCAAAACCTTGAACCCCTTCAATGCCCAGAGGAGTCCGGGGGGCTCCtcaggaggggagggggctcTAATTGCAGGGGGAGGCTCCATCCTGGGCATCGGCTCCGACATGGGTGGCAGCATCCGCCTGCCCTCCAGCTTCTGCGGGCTCTGCGGCCTCAAACCCACTGGGAACAGGCTCAG CCTATCTGGAGTGACTGGCCCTGTCAATGGCATCCTGGCAG tcccctgtgccctggggCCCATGGCCAGGGACGTGGACAGCCTGGCCCTGTGCATGAAGGCGCTGCTCTGCCAGGAGATGTTCCAGCTGGACCCCACCGTGCCCCCCATCCCCTTCAATGAGGAG GTGTACTCCAGCTCCACTCCCCTGCGGGTTGGCTACTATGACACTGATGGCTACTTCCCACTGCCCCCCTGCATGAGGAGGGCAGTGAAGGAAACCAGGAatgctctgcaggcagctgggcaCCAG CTGGTGCTCTTCTCTCCTCCTCGGATCCCCTATGTCATGACTGAACTGTTTCTGAAGACGTTTTTTGCTGATGGAGGCCGTACCTGGCTGGATGTGTT CACAGGAAATATTGTAGATCCAGGCTTGAAACCACAGGTGAATTCGTGCAAGATGCCGAGGCTGGTGAagaagctgctggctctgcttctTAAACCTCTG TTTCCCCGCCTGGCTGACTACCTGAGTGCCTTGGCTGGAATGAG GTCAGTGAAAGAGATGTGGAATCATCACCATCGAATACAG GAGTACCGCTCCCAGTTCATCACCCAGTGGAAGGAACTCCAGCTGGACGTTGTGCTGTGCCCTGTCCTGGGCCCTGCCTTCACCACGGGATACCCTGGAAAACTCCTCA CTGCCATCTCCTCCACAATGCTGTACAATGTCTTGAACTTCCCCGCTGGGGTTGTTCCCGTCTGCACCGTGACAGAGGCTGATGAGGAAGAGCTAAAGCTTTACAAAGGATCCTGTGATGACCCCTGGGACCGGGCACTGAAACAG GCTGTGGCAGGAGCCCTGGGGATGCCCGTGGCCGTGCAGTGCGTGGCTCTGCcgtggcaggaggagctgtgcctgcGCTTCATGAAGGAGGTGGAGACCCTCAGCCGTGACAAGAGG aTTAAACACCTCAGTCTCAAACAGataaatattcagaaaacaCCACAGCAGGTCTTTCTCATTTACTTCCTATGTCTGCAGTAA
- the LOC134046655 gene encoding vitamin D3 hydroxylase-associated protein: MTQERLWQVLDPSWGDLRVLSALLCSSAAAVVLLKWLGRRQLQQKMDEARRSRHLALERMEKAARRLKQKNPGTQTSQILSLTMVELAEKMKEGSLSPESVLYSYMDKALEVNQELNCVTDFIHGCEDQLQKLKKQKAKGLLYGIPISIKDHINCKGHISSAGMVKFLGQVKEEDSVIVQVLKHQGGIPFVKTNIPQTMINYDCSNPIFGQTLNPLNPQKSPGGSSGGEGALIAGGGSILGIGSDVAGSIRLPSSFCGLCGLKPTGNRLSKQGVVSPLIGMQSVTGMLGPMARDVDSLALCMKALLCQEMFQLDPTVPPIPFDEQVYTSSKPLRIGYYEGDGYFQPSPSMKRAVQHTRKLLQDAGHTLVPFAPPKIDYVVDELFTRGIFSDGAAHLLDCFKGDIVDPNLKSQYNTYRLPALVKRILATILKPIYPRIARDLTALCGVGSAKNLWDQHGAVAAYRTEFITKWRELRLDVILCPALGPAFNHGYAGKLFAATSYTNLYNVLNFPAGVVPVSTVTRADEEELKHYQGHYRDPWDKRLKEAVAGALGMPVAVQCVALPWQEELCLRFMKEVEALARGTKRNV; this comes from the exons ATGACCCAAGAGCGACTGTGGCAGGTCCTGGATCCATCCTGGGGAGATCTTCGTGtcctctcagctctgctctgcagctcagctgcagctgtggtgCTTCTGAAATGGCTGGGAaggaggcagctccagcagaagaTGGATGAGGCAAGGAGGTCTCGGCATCTGGCCCTGGAGAGAATGGAGAAGGCAGCTCGCAGGCTTAAGCAAAAG AACCCAGGCACCCAGACCTCACAGATCCTCTCACTGACAATGGTGGAGCTGGCAGAGAAGATGAAGgaggggtccctgtccccagaaaGTGTCCTCTACTCCTACATGGACAAA GCTTTGGAGGTGAATCAGGAGCTGAACTGTGTGACAGATTTCATTCATGGGTGTGAGGATCAGCTCCAGAAACTGAAGAAGCAAAAGGCTAAAGGGCTTCTCTATGGcattcccatcagcatcaaggACCACATTAACTGCAAG GGCCACATCTCCTCTGCAGGGATGGTGAAATTTCTGGGCCAAGTGAAGGAAGAAGACAGCGTCATTGTCCAGGTGCTAAAGCACCAGGGGGGGATCCCCTTTGTTAAAACCAACATCCCACAGACCATGATAAA CTACGACTGCAGCAACCCCATCTTTGGCCAGACACTGAACCCTCTGAATCCCCAGAAGAGCCCCGGGGGCTCCtcgggaggggagggggctctGATTGCAGGGGGAGGCTCTATCCTGGGCATTGGCTCGGATGTGGCTGGCAGCATCCGCCTACCCTCCAGCTTCTGCGGGCTCTGCGGCCTCAAACCCACGGGGAACAGGCTCAG CAAACAAGGAGTTGTTTCTCCTCTCATAGGAATGCAATCAG TAACAGGGATGCTGGGGCCCATGGCCAGGGACGTGGACAGCCTGGCCCTGTGCATGAAGGCGCTGCTCTGCCAGGAGATGTTCCAGCTGGACCCCACCGTGCCCCCCATCCCCTTTGATGAGCAG GTTTACACCAGCTCCAAGCCTCTTCGCATCGGGTATTACGAAGGAGATGGTTACTTCCAGCCCTCACCTAGCATGAAACGGGCTGTCCAGCACACAAGGAAGCTCCTCCAGGATGCAGGGCATACA CTTGTTCCCTTTGCCCCGCCGAAGATTGACTATGTGGTGGACGAGCTGTTCACCAGAGGGATTTTCTCAGATGGGGCTGCCCACCTGCTGGACTGCTT TAAAGGAGACATCGTGGATCCCAACCTGAAATCCCAGTACAATACTTACAGGCTTCCTGCTCTGGTGAAAAGAATTTTGGCTACAATTTTGAAACCCATA TACCCACGAATTGCTCGGGATCTCACCGCTCTCTGTGGAGTGGG ATCTGCCAAAAACCTCTGGGACCAGCATGGAGCAGTGGCG GCTTACCGCACTGAATTCATCACCAAATGGAGGGAGCTGAGGCTGGATGTGATCCTTTGTCCTGCCCTGGGGCCAGCCTTCAATCATGGCTATGCTGGGAAGCTCTTTG CTGCAACCTCCTACACCAATTTGTACAACGTGTTAAACTTCCCTGCCGGGGTGGTGCCGGTCAGCACGGTCACGAGAGCTGATGAAGAAGAACTGAAGCACTACCAAGGGCACTACAGGGACCCCTGGGACAAGAGGCTGAAAGAG GCTGTGGCAGGAGCCCTGGGGATGCCCGTGGCCGTGCAGTGCGTGGCTCTGCcgtggcaggaggagctgtgcctgcGCTTCATGAAGGAGGTGGAGGCTCTTGCCCGTGGCACGAAGAGAAATGTGTGA
- the LOC134046644 gene encoding fatty-acid amide hydrolase 1-like, whose translation MRVPLPALLGGSALLLLLLRWRRRRALWRKVAEAQERQERSLVRMEAATQRFREQHPSVNPVSILSLPLPELSKKLQDGSLPPDHVFYAYVGKALQIATETNCITEFLQESESQLRKVKQMEKQGLLYGVPVSIKDSIDCQGHDSTLGFIKHLNKPAAEDSVVVQVLKRQGAIPFVKTNVPQSLISYDCNNLIFGQTRNPLLYTRSPGGSSGGEGALIGGGGSILGIGTDVGGSLRFPAAFCGICAIKPTGNRLSKRGVMSGIAGQKAVAAAVGPMAKDVESLALCLRALLCEDMFSLDSTVPPLPFNEEVYSSTKPLRIGYYETDFFTMPSPAMRRAVRETKQLLEEAGHTLVPFELTSVDYVVFNYCVRGMFSDGGRSFVKKFKGELEKGSAALFIWLAKAPHWLKTLLCWISKPFVPRLSSIIRSMEENTVDEVWNLHQEIEDFRHQFIAQWNKLNLDVMLCPMLGPALGIGYPAKLSVAVSYTMLYNALDFPAGVVPVTLVTDEDEEQLKGYKGYYRDWWDRILPKAFRGSVGMPVAVQCVALPWQEELCLRFMKEVETLSLKKNSFF comes from the exons ATGCGGGTcccgctgccagccctgctcggGGGCTcggccctgctgctgctgctgctgcgatggcggcggcgccgggcgcTCTGGAGGAAGGTGGCGGAGGCGCAGGAGAGGCAGGAGCGCAGCCTGGTGCGGATGGAGGCGGCGACGCAGCGCTTTCGGGAGCAG CATCCTTCCGTGAACCCGGTCTCCATCCTCTCCCTGCCTTTGCCAGAGCTCTCCAAGAAACTCCAAGATGGCTCCCTCCCTCCAGACCACGTCTTCTATGCCTATGTGGGCAAG GCCCTCCAAATTGCCACAGAAACCAACTGCATCACGGAGTTTCTGCAGGAAAGCGAGAGCCAGCTCCGCAAAGTCAAGCAGATGGAGAAGCAAGGTCTGCTCTATGGGGTGCCTGTCAGCATCAAAGACTCCATTGACTGCCAG GGTCATGATTCCACGTTAGGGTTCATAAAACACCTCAATAAACCTGCAGCAGAGGACAGCGTGGTGGTGCAGGTGCTCAAGAGACAGGGGGCAATTCCATTTGTGAAAACCAATGTTCCCCAGTCCCTCATCAG cTATGACTGCAACAACTTAATCTTTGGTCAGACCCGCAACCCTCTGCTGTACACCAGAAGCCCCGGAGGCTCCTCTGGTGGAGAAGGAGCACTTATAGGAGGTGGTGGGTCCATCTTGGGCATTGGGACAGATGTAGGAGGGAGCCTACgttttcctgctgccttctgtgGGATCTGTGCAATCAAACCCACAGGGAACAGGCTCAG CAAAAGAGGAGTGATGTCTGGAATCGCTGGGCAGAAGGCAG tggctgcagcagtgggacCAATGGCAAAAGACGTGGAGAGCCTGGCACTGTGCCTGCGGGCGCTGCTGTGCGAGGACATGTTCAGCCTGGACAGcacagtgccacccctgcccttCAACGAAGAG gtGTATTCCAGCACAAAACCCCTCCGCATAGGCTACTATGAAACCGATTTCTTCACCATGCCCAGCCCGGCCATGAGACGCGCCGTCCGTGAGACCAAGCAGCTCTTGGAGGAGGCTGGCCACACG CTGGTGCCCTTTGAACTCACAAGTGTGGACTACGTGGTCTTTAACTACTGTGTCAGGGGGATGTTTTCAGATGGAGGCAGGTCCTTTGTCAAGAAATT CAAAGGGGAGTTGGAGAAAGGCAGCGCCGCACTGTTCATCTGGCTGGCAAAGGCACCACACTGGCTAAAAACTCTCCTCTGCTGGATTTCCAAACCTTTT GTGCCTCGACTTTCAAGTATCATAAGAAGTATGGAAGAGAA CACAGTGGATGAAGTCTGGAATCTTCATCAGGAAATTGAG GACTTTCGGCACCAGTTCATTGCCCAGTGGAACAAGCTGAATCTGGATGTCATGCTTTGTCCCATGCTGGGCCCAGCTCTCGGCATCGGATACCCTGCAAAGCTCTCAG TGGCAGTCAGCTACACCATGCTCTACAACGCCCTGGACTTCCCTGCTGGCGTTGTCCCTGTCACGCTGGTGACagatgaggatgaggagcagctgaagggcTACAAGGGATACTATCGGGACTGGTGGGACCGCATCCTGCCGAAG gctTTTCGTGGCAGTGTGGGGATGCCCGTGGCCGTGCAGTGCGTggctctgccatggcaggaggagctgtgcctgcGCTTCATGAAGGAGGTGGAGACcctcagcctgaagaagaacAGTTTCTTCTGA
- the NSUN4 gene encoding 5-methylcytosine rRNA methyltransferase NSUN4: MAALGGRGRAAAALLLRGAGPGAGPRRHRHKEKWAATAPRIPSTRLALHHFDTSYSLHLGALWPSVRAGLLCEQKYGALLNNFAAVDHVPQELELLNATDFISEAPQKAQHWQQGAAVGEARGCQEGSGEGRTVMQAQMMTQAKMSPPLCTSISSKIKCYTFPRGDITRFRPARLDALGLLDYYLMDAASLLPVLALNVRPDDFVLDLCAAPGGKTLALLQTGFCGHLAANDISVSRTKRLYQILHSYVPKEVRDNVSVTSYDGRDWNQVEGGTFHKVLVDVPCTTDRHSAMEEDNNIFHKRRTKERQMLPMLQLQLLMAGILAAKPGGDVVYSTCSLSPLQNECVVERALNIAEAQFNITVHVEDLSHFRTLFQDTFSFFSDCRLGELVLPHLTANFGPMYFCKLRRM, from the exons ATGGCGGcgctgggagggagggggcgggcggcggcggcgctgctGCTCCGGGGAGCGGGACCGGGAGCGGGACCGCGCCGGCACCGGCACAAGGAGAAGTGG GCTGCCACGGCCCCACGCATCCCATCCACACGGCTGGCACTGCATCACTTCGACACCAGCTACAGCTTGCACCTGGGGGCCCTGTGGCCCTCAGTCCGTGCTGGCCTGCTCTGTGAGCAAAAGTATGGGGCCCTCCTCAACAACTTTGCTGCTGTTGACCATGTTCCccaagagctggagctgctcaacGCCACCGATTTCATTTCTGAGGCCCCCCAAAAGGcgcagcactggcagcagggtGCAGCTGTGGGGGAAGCCAGAGGGTGCCAGGAGGGCTCTGGTGAGGGCAGGACTGTGATGCAGGCACAAATGATGACGCAGGCAAAGATGTCCCCACCACTTTGCACCTCCATCAGCTCCAAAATCAAGTGTTACACCTTCCCCAGGGGTGACATCACGCGCTTCCGCCCTGCACG GCTGGATGCTCTGGGGCTCCTCGACTATTACCTGATGGATGCAGCCTCTCTCCTGCCTGTCCTGGCACTCAACGTGCGGCCAGATGACTTTGTCCTCGACCTCTGTGCTGCTCCGGGTGGGAAGactctggctctgctgcagacTGGGTTTTGTG GGCATCTGGCAGCCAACGACATCTCCGTTTCCCGGACAAAGAGGCTGTACCAAATTCTCCATAGCTATGTCCCCAAAGAAGTCAGGGATAATGTGAGTGTCACGTCCTACGATGGGAGGGACTGGAACCAGGTGGAAGGTGGCACTTTCCATAAG GTGCTGGTGGATGTTCCCTGCACGACAGACAGACACTCTGCCATGGAGGAGGACAACAACATCTTCCACAAGAGGCGAACCAAAGAGCGTCAGATGCTGCCCATGCTGCAGCTACAGCTGCTGAT GGCTGGGATCCTGGCAGCCAAGCCAGGAGGGGATGTGGTTTATTCCACGTGCTCCCTGTCCCCGCTACAGAATGAGTGTGTGGTGGAGAGGGCTCTGAACATTGCAGAAGCCCAGTTCAACATCACTGTCCACGTTGAGGATTTGAGCCACTTCCGGACACTCTTCCAGGACACGTTTTCCTTCTTCTCGGACTGCCGGCTCGGGGAGCTTGTCCTGCCTCACCTCACAGCCAACTTTGGGCCAATGTATTTCTGCAAATTACGTCGGATGTAG
- the LOC134046751 gene encoding cytochrome b-c1 complex subunit 6, mitochondrial, whose protein sequence is MGQRGEPEEEEEELVDPLTTVREHCEQTEKCVKARERLELCDARVSSRSETEEQCTEELFDFLHARDHCVAHKLFSKLK, encoded by the exons ATGGGGCAGCGCGGGGAGCCGGAG gaggaagaggaagagctCGTG GACCCCCTGACCACGGTGCGGGAGCACTGCGAGCAGACGGAGAAGTGTGTGAAGGCGCGGGAGcggctggagctgtgtgacGCGCGGGTGTCCTCCCGCTCCGAGACGGAGGAGCAGTGCACAGAGGAGCTCTTTGACTTCCTGCACGCCAGGGACCACTGT GTTGCTCACAAACTTTTCAGTAAGCTGAAGTGA